The Zingiber officinale cultivar Zhangliang chromosome 9A, Zo_v1.1, whole genome shotgun sequence genome window below encodes:
- the LOC122021487 gene encoding uncharacterized protein LOC122021487, whose translation MAGFVQNLDDGELWVPSELIVDVGLSRYRHCSGAFSGARVLHESEVECLATNLLPFGTLDRLHLRLAVKQPLAVPPPFEDFMRVAPLGWFGASEREIWAGPCPQETQSGLRVLLPPGAYRGRVASGFLGEMFWAHPAAPVQLQTEIYGRASPRPLLPVQSHSSVRLVAQGKRKCGGTGVFLPRVKELEKEDTGEHQRQRSTRSPSTKKQMNPFQSPTEVGLPQEWTY comes from the exons ATGGCGGGCTTCGTGCAGAACCTGGACGACGGCGAGCTCTGGGTGCCTTCCGAGTTAATCGTGGACGTAGGCCTCTCGCGCTACCGCCATTGCTCTGGCGCCTTCTCCGGCGCCCGCGTCCTACATGAGTCTGAAGTTGAGTGCCTAGCAACCAACCTCCTGCCCTTTGGCACCTTAGATCGCCTTCATCTTCGCCTCGCCGTGAAGCAGCCTCTTGCTGTGCCACCCCCTTTCGAG GATTTCATGCGTGTTGCACCACTGGGCTGGTTCGGAGCTTCGGAGAGAGAGATATGGGCTGGGCCATGTCCTCAGGAAACTCAATCAGGGTTAAGGGTTTTGTTGCCTCCGGGTGCCTACCGTGGGCGAGTGGCATCCGGATTTTTGGGGGAGATGTTCTGGGCTCATCCGGCGGCTCCGGTGCAGTTGCAG ACGGAGATTTACGGTAGGGCATCCCCGAGGCCGCTGCTTCCGGTTCAAAGCCACTCCTCCGTTCGGCTGGTTGCGCAGGGAAAACGGAAGTGCGGAGGAACCGGTGTGTTTCTTCCGCGTGTGAAGGAACTGGAGAAAGAAG ACACAGGAGAGCATCAAAGACAGAGATCAACAAGAAGCCCATCAACGAAGAAGCAGATGAATCCATTTCAGTCTCCCACAGAGGTGGGTCTCCCACAGGAATGGACCTACTGA